The window AATTGTGTTGTCCCAAAGCAAAGCCTGGAGTGTGCCCTGTTAGACGATGGGGCATGGGGATATGTGCAGAGTTATGTTCCAATGACAGTGACTGCCCCAATGACGAAAAATGCTGCCACAATGGATGTGGGCATAACTGCATTGCACCTTACACAGGTAGGATATGGTCCCAGAGTGACAGATACACCCATCTATTGCATTCATTATTGCTGCATTACTTTGGAAACAagaaagatggagcttgtaatgtACATTTCATTCACATAGATCAATATGTTTCACATACACTCTCATTAGAGCTGAGACACTCAATTAAGAAGATTTCTGAGAGCCATGTAGGTATTTAGagttttatatgtatatatataaatatatatatatatatatatatatatatatatatatatatatatacaccataAACATTTTGTAATGGGTACATTTAAGACCAGTAAAGCTCATATTTAATTTAGAGTGATCAACACAATGTTTAGTATAGAGCTTCTGTAATACACATGATTTCCATTGTTCTTCTTGTGACATTCAAGGTGTGGGTTGATGCTCACTAGACTTGATGATGAATGTTATGGATTGTTCTCATATCTGTTGATAGTGATTGACGCCAGACTGGAGGTCCCAGTAGAAGGACCGAGGACACACTGATTATTCactgttgtattgtattgatgACATTGTGGAACACTGtgtgattctgtagcagctgaCAATGTCACCGCTTTCTGTTTTGACTTCCTACAAATGCAAATGCCTATTTATCGTAACCATCTCCTCACAAATATGACTGATTTCCAGAAAATGGTTCAGTCCAATTTTGTCCGTGTTCATGTCTCTTTGTGGTATGTCGGGTCCCCTGACATGTCTGCTCAAATTGTGTTGTCCTAAAGCAAAGCCTGGAGTGTGCCCTCGTAGACGATGGGGCATGGGGATGTGTGTGGAGTTCTGTTCCAATGACAGTGACTGCCCCAATAATGAAAAATGCTGCCACAATGGATGTGGGCATAACTGCATTGCACCGACACAGGTAGGAATGGTCCCAGAGTGACAGATACACACATCCACTGCATTCATTATTTGCTGCATTACTCTGGAAACAAGAAAGCTGGGGCTTGTACATTTCATACACATAGATAGATATTTTTCACATACACTCTCTTTAGAGCTGAGACACTCAATTAAGAAGATTTTCAAGATCCATGCAGGCCTTTAGAGTATATACCAATGTTATGCAACATCTATACACTCTGAGTATACCAAActttaggaacactttcctatttttgagttgcacccccatttGCCCTAAGaaaagcctcaattcatcagggcatggggTCTACAAGGTGTTTaaagcgttccatagggatgctggcccatgttgactccaatgcttctcacagttgtgtcatgttggctagatgtcctttggttggtggaccgttgtcggcagggtagcctagtggttagagcgtcggactagtaaccgaaaggttgcaaaagcaaatccctgagctgataaaaatctgtcgttaggaacaaggcagttaacccactgttcctaggccgtcattgaaaatgatatttttttcttaactgacttgcctagataaataaaagtaaaatatttCAGGGAAAAAGGATTTTGGGAATATCAGGCTGAGACTTCAGAGGAGTAGCAACATACGTTTCTTACGATACAGCAATTCACAATTCACTGCCCATAgattactttgtatatttctatgttttggttggtcagggtgtgagctgagtgggcattctatgtttcatgtctagtttgtctatttctatgtctggcctgatatggttctcaatcagaggcaggtgttagtcattgtctctgattgggaaccatatttaggtagcctgggtttcactgtgtgtttgtgggtgatctgttcctgtctctgtgtttgcaccagatagggctgtttcggttttcgttacgtttccacgtttgtagtttttgtattgattcgtgttttacgtttgttgattaaacatggatcgcaatctacacgccgcattttggtccgactctccttcaccacaagagaaccgttacatgtATATTcatgtacatacattttacatatacattttatatggatatcggcagtgtatcaaatcaaaatcggcagtgtatcaaatacttgttctccccactgtaccacaagagaaccgttacatgtATATTCATGCACATACATTgtacatatacattttacatgtATCGATTTATTATGGATAGATTTGATTGACTTTACCTGCGACTGCTTTTCTCGATTGTTATCCTGGAAATTCCTATTACACGTATGTTTCTACTGTATAACTAACAACTTTTAATTTGTTACCATAGTGAAGCCCGGTCGCTGTGTCCTGCCCAACGGGACCTACATGTGTGCCGAGTACTGTTACAAAGATGGCCAGTGCCCCGAGGAACAGATGTGTTTCCGGATATGTTGATTCTATGCCTGCAGTTAGTCATTGAAGCTTTATTGGAAATTCTTATTAGTTATAAGAAATAAGTAGAAAATACAAATCATTACATGTACAATTATGTCTATGAAAACGGATGATTTTATGCAATAATAAATATGAAAAATGATCATAGCTTTTATGGAAACTGGACCATTTTCATGGGCAGTATGTGAATTGACAAACGGCAGTATGTGAATGGACAAACTCATGTGGACTGCTGAATTTGAATAAAACAAGATTTTGAACACCTGTGCTTGGTTTTTTAGGGGGTTATTTGAGACTCgtgtggtgctcatgtgaataTCCTTCATTTTccggcttcagaccaatgcctgtTCTCAGTTTAAACATagtgttttgtttttaatttcCATGGTTTTTACACCGGAAGGTGATCGTACAACCTTATTATAGAACATTATAATTAAGCAAAAATGcacaaggaggtgtggtatacggccaatataccatgctaaggactgttcttagcACGTGCCTTCACATACAGCCcttggccgtggtatattggccatataccacaaacccccgaggttccttattgctattataaactgattaccaacGTAATTGAagctgtaaaaataaatgttttgtcatacccgtggtatatggcctGATattccacggctgtcagccaatcagcattcggggCACGAACCACCCACTTTATAATATAGTTTAACACATGCTCTCCTTGTGAATCTTCACGATGTTGTACGTTTTATTTATTGATAAGATCCATGGTCATAATCATACTGATCATTGCTCACAGAAAATTGGCGAGAGCAAGGAAACAAAGACTGAAGCAAATATTTACTATGCGATTACACAATGTAGCTGGCTAGATAGACGACTACACGAGCCGGAAATATGGCCGAGCTGTTCTCAGTTGAAGGGTTCTGAAATATTCTCTCTCGCCGAGTCGAGTTGTGACCGTGAATATCGTCATCCATCTCGGTGGAAACAACTTGGACACACAAAGGGGACAGCCCTGGTGCGTCAGATGTGAGATGATTTGGAGGTAGTCCGCATGTCTCCTGGGACAATGGTGAGCTACTCTGACATCAAACAGTGGAATATTTGCATGTTCCTCCGTGGCAGGCGCATGCCCACAATCCACCACTTTGCATTAAATCACTGTGTCCCTGGGCAGTACCAtagggcagggtttcccaaactcggtcctggggctcCTCCTGGGttcacgttttggtttttgctctaataatcaaagcttgatgatgagttggttatttgaatcagctgtgtagtgctagggcaaaaccaCCAAATGTGCGCCCAGTGGTACCCATGTTAacaaccattcctgaacctgactacaaaaacaagccaccgatggacagtaccaaaatagaTACTCTATTGATTCTGTTCAATGCCCCATATACTGAGCATTCTTTTTGTAGCGGGAATCTTATATAATAGCTTAAATTAAAAAGAAAATATTACTTCAATAAATCTGATGCCATGGTATTGGGATATCGAAAATCTGTTCCCAACTATCTTGAATTTTATGCGGTATAGTTGTCAACCCTCTTGACCATAAGTGAAACTGATACATTTTACGATTCATATTGGTCATTTTAAGCCATTTACGATTAATTAATTCCTTTCTCTTTTAAGtaattgcctcttccattttcGTGGCAGAGCTGCGATGAACTGGTTATAATTTTGTATTGAGCATACATTTCCTTATACTGTGATTAATTGCTTGTGTGACATAATTTGACCTTTGTTGTTTACAATGTCATTCATTAACATGACACCTTCCTTATGCATTCTCTACAAGAAAAAGTTTTTTCCTCTATCGGTACTTTCGAGATTTGACATTATTTGCTGTAATATAGCCTATGTTCTGCCTCTTCTGGAGGATAACATTTAAATAGTAGCCTACTCTGTTTGGCTTAATTTAAAAATGATACTTTAAACAGAGTTCCATTGTCAATCCACCAGAAATGGATGGTTTTAATTTGTATAACCGCAAAGAGAACCGtttttgaaaatggctgtctagcacaggtggttggtggcaccttaattggggaggaagggccaacaagtgctcagcatatgtggggaactccttcaagactgctggaaaagcgttccaggtgaagctggttgagagaatgccaagcatgtgcaaagctgtcatcaaggcaaagtgtggctactaagaagaatttaaaatatatttttatttgtttaacacttttttggttactacttgattccatatgtgttatttcatagtgttgatgtcttcactattataacacaatgtagaaaatagtaaaataataataataataataataataataaatgaaaaaacctggaatgactaggtgtgtccaaacttttgactggtactgtatgtaaatgagatatttctgtatttcactttcaataaattagcaaacatttctaaaatcatgttttcactgtcattatgagaTATTGTGGGCAGATTCTTTTTTAATGCTTTGCTGGTGGTGAAATTAGCAAAGGGGGGATGGGGGGATTGGACTGTGAGGTTACTTTTGCAAGGGTTGGATACTCCCAATTGCTAACATgtatagagagcaatagtaatgaTGTCTCTTTGTAGGGACTAACTCCATCATGGTTCTTTGAACAAAGCCTATGGGAAAATGTATTGAGTTTTTGTAGGGTTTTTGGATAAACGCTGAAATTACGTTTTGTGGTGAAGACCGGTTtgggagatcttatacgttttgttctatgagataatcttcatcagctaatgtcactttttgcgaattttgaagcatttatgtaattAAGAAAAGCATTTATTGACTAAAAACATTATGTTACTCAACATAGAGTTTGTCTGAAGTTACACATCACCATATCGCAACAGCGTGACCGTTTCGGAATATTGTGTGCTTATTGTTTAGaaagtatttagtatttattatGTATAAATAGCCCACACTTTAGATGAGGCCACGCAAAAAGACTTAACTGATGATTAGTAAAGTCGTTTATAAAGACCTATATTACATATCTTGTGTAATGGTCTTATGAATATtagtgtaacgatgtgcgctgagagttgggaagaaagttcagggagtgagtgatttaatcaataaacaaaacataatagaaaacaagaaacacaaacaacgcacagaccaaactgaaacagaaacaatgacgcctggggaaggaaccgaAGCGAGTGACaaatatagggcaggtaatcagggaggtgatggagtccaggtgagtgtcacaaCACACTGATGaccgtaacgatggtgacagggctgcgccataacgagcaggctggtgacctagaggacggagagggagcacacgtgacatttgcccctccctgacgcgcggctccagacACAGGACGCAGACCAAGATGACggtcccggggatcaggagcagaCCGGTCACCTCTGATAAGGAGCCGGAACCTGTCGACCTAGAGCAACAGAGATCTTATAATAAATGCTCGCTTAGagacaagtaacactgaaacatgcacgagagcatcagctgttccggacaactgtgtgatcacgctttccgcagccgatgtgagtaagaccttcaaacaggtcaacattcacaaggccgcagggccagacagactaCCAGGACATGTTCCCAGAGCaggcgctgaccaactggcaagtgtcttcactgacattttcaacctctccctgtctgaatctgtaataccaacatgtttcaagcagaccaccatagtccctgtgcccgagAAAAACTAAGAtagcctgcctaaatgattaccgacccGTGGTACTCATGTCTGCAGCATTCACCACACCAAAAGATCCACACACTATGCaagctctattgcactccacactgccctgtcacacctggacaaaatgaacacctatgtgagaatgctattcattgaccacagctcagtgttcaacgccatagtgccctcaaagctcatcactaagctaaggaccctgggactaaacacctccttctgtaACTGAATCCTGGATTTcatgatgggccgcccccaggtggtaagggtaggggcgcgtgctcagccccttcctgtactccctgttcactcatgactgcacggccaggcactattccaacaccatcattaagtttgctgatgacacaacagttgtagacctgatcaccgacaacgatgagacagcctatagtgaggagttcagagacctgaccgtgtggtgcaaggacaacaacacccactcaacgtgatcaagacaaaggagatgattgtggactgcaggaaaaggaggaccgagcacgccccattctcatttgacggggctgtagtggagcaggattCAAgatccttggcgtccacatcaccaacaaactaacatggtccaaacacaccaagacagttgtaaagagggcacgacaaaacatattccccctcagtagactgaaaagatttggcatgggtcctcagatcctcaaaagattttacagctgcatcatcgagagcatcctgacaggttggttcactgcctggtatggcaactgcttggcctctgcctgcaaggcactacagagggtagtgcttacggcccagtacatcaccggggacaatcttcctgccacccaggacctctataccaggcggtgtcagaggaaggccctaaaaatggtcaaagactccagccaccctggtcatagactgttctctctgctaccgcacggcaagcagtaccggagcgccaagttttGGTTCCAAGGGgatcctaaatagcttctaccccaagccataagactcctgaacagcgaATCAAATGGCTAATCACTTTGTCAACCACAACATGTTATAGACTGACTGTACAAAATATTATGAacatagactgatatagactgaccaggtgaagctGCGATCCCTTATTAATTTCACCTGTTAaaaccacttcaatcagtgtagatgaagggtaggagacaggttaacAGTCAGTCATATAGAATGTGATGTGTATAGTCCTACGACGTTATTGTGAGAGAATAATGTAAGAAAATCCAATGTTGAGAATTTATTTAGTCTGCCAAATAGTTGTCCGCTCTAAGCTACAAGATATCAGTGTAGTAAAATGATAAAAGCGTATAGGTCTGCCCATCATGAacaagacagatgagagagaaaaTATTTGATAGAAATTCAAAAAGTTATTTTGGGACATGTATAGGCCTATTTCTTAAAACGAATTACAAGTAAAAAATCATATACCATGTAAACATTTCCCAACCGTTGCCAAAAAATCAACCCATCAACAGTGTTATAGCTCTCCACATACTGTACTTTGAAACATTTCGTTATGAATGATTATACATTGTGGATTTTCACCTGCAGTTTAACAGAAATGCATTCAGTCATTGAACTACAAACTCAGTTGAAGACACActattgaaaatcaaatcaaatcaaatgtttatttgtcacatacacatggttagcagatgttaatgcgagtgtagcgaaatgcttgtgcttctagttccgacaatgcagtaataaccaacaagtaatgtaactaacaattccaaaactactgtcatatacacacacaagtgtagggggataaataatatgtacataaagatatatgaatgagtgatggtacagagcggcataggcaagat of the Oncorhynchus kisutch isolate 150728-3 linkage group LG17, Okis_V2, whole genome shotgun sequence genome contains:
- the LOC116354357 gene encoding WAP four-disulfide core domain protein 18-like is translated as SNSLEVSMDMNLSARCALVLFLLAFVDLKIVSAAETEGTSTAKPGVCPVRRWGMGICAELCSNDSDCPNDEKCCHNGCGHNCIAPYTVKPGRCVLPNGTYMCAEYCYKDGQCPEEQMCFRIC